The Xanthocytophaga agilis genome window below encodes:
- a CDS encoding RNA 2'-phosphotransferase, producing the protein MSSKEEFKISKTLSYVLRHRPDEIGIILDENGYVGVDELIHQFNAYSQIKLTLEKLKQVVANNDKQRFAFSTDGSMIRASQGHSIQVDLGYEAQTPPEFLYHGTAASNLPSIRKSGLAKRSRHHVHLSPDVDTAKNVGARHGVPVVLPIKALEMHQDGKVFYKSANGVWLTDEVPVDYIILPQ; encoded by the coding sequence ATGTCATCTAAAGAAGAATTTAAAATAAGTAAAACACTCAGTTATGTACTGAGACACCGTCCAGATGAGATAGGTATCATTCTTGACGAAAATGGTTATGTAGGAGTAGACGAACTGATTCATCAGTTCAATGCCTACAGTCAGATCAAACTAACGCTCGAAAAACTAAAGCAAGTAGTAGCCAACAACGACAAGCAACGTTTTGCCTTTAGTACAGATGGATCGATGATTCGGGCTAGTCAGGGACATTCGATACAAGTTGATCTGGGGTATGAGGCACAGACACCACCTGAGTTTCTGTATCATGGCACAGCAGCTTCTAATCTGCCCTCTATTCGAAAATCAGGTCTGGCGAAACGTAGTCGACATCATGTGCATTTATCACCAGATGTAGATACGGCTAAAAATGTAGGTGCCCGACATGGTGTTCCTGTAGTATTACCTATTAAAGCATTGGAAATGCATCAGGATGGAAAGGTATTCTATAAATCGGCAAATGGCGTATGGTTAACCGATGAAGTACCCGTTGACTATATTATTTTGCCCCAATAA
- the hisJ gene encoding histidinol-phosphatase HisJ, which yields MSWTNYHSHTNFCDGKYPPNYYATEAFRQKFVAYGFSSHAPVPFECKWCMKEDSIDKYFTEIQKLKDRWEGKLQLYYGLEVDYIPGIMGVKNPFIQDLNLDYSIGSVHFVEAMADGTRWEIDGAHSTFLQGLKEIFGNNIQRAVTQYYEQIRQMVVEDKPSVIGHLDKIKMQNQFTPLFNENADWYQEEVFKTLQTIASSGLIMEVNTRGLYKKRAVETYPGKWVLEQAFKLGIPVTVSSDAHHPKEIAGFFTEALSLLGDIGYQHIHVLLDGVWKPVSFNENGIVS from the coding sequence ATGTCCTGGACAAACTATCATAGTCATACAAACTTTTGTGACGGAAAATACCCTCCTAATTATTACGCTACAGAAGCGTTTCGTCAAAAATTTGTTGCTTATGGATTTTCTTCTCATGCTCCGGTACCATTTGAATGCAAATGGTGTATGAAAGAAGATTCAATAGACAAATATTTTACAGAGATTCAGAAATTAAAAGATAGGTGGGAAGGGAAATTGCAATTGTATTATGGATTGGAGGTAGATTATATCCCTGGTATAATGGGAGTGAAAAATCCATTTATTCAGGACCTGAATCTGGATTATAGTATAGGATCTGTACATTTTGTGGAGGCAATGGCTGATGGAACGAGATGGGAGATTGATGGGGCTCACTCTACTTTTTTACAAGGACTCAAAGAGATATTTGGAAACAATATTCAGCGAGCAGTTACACAATACTATGAGCAAATCCGGCAGATGGTTGTAGAAGATAAACCAAGCGTAATAGGGCATCTGGATAAAATAAAGATGCAGAATCAGTTTACTCCTTTATTTAATGAGAATGCAGATTGGTATCAGGAAGAAGTGTTCAAAACGTTGCAAACAATAGCTAGTTCGGGACTCATTATGGAGGTAAATACGCGAGGGTTATACAAGAAAAGAGCTGTTGAAACTTATCCTGGAAAATGGGTATTAGAACAAGCATTCAAATTGGGGATTCCTGTTACTGTAAGTTCGGATGCGCATCATCCCAAAGAGATTGCGGGCTTCTTTACTGAAGCATTGAGCTTACTAGGTGATATTGGATACCAACATATACATGTGTTACTGGATGGTGTTTGGAAGCCTGTATCTTTCAATGAAAATGGAATAGTTTCTTAG
- a CDS encoding hybrid sensor histidine kinase/response regulator, translating into MTKTNVSTEIKILLVDDDEDDFVLTRDTLSEIPNKKYILEWESNYEKAREIISRSIHDVYLVDFQIGAFSGLDLIMEAQQHGITAPLILLTGKSDLEIDERALQVGASDYLVKGTFGLFDLERSIRYSLEHAKNLAEIRKLNTTLEKRVEQRTRDLAMALQELEQTNENLRKAEKEILKTLEKERELNALKSRFVTMASHEFRTPLSTILSSASLIAKYNNPGDEDNRLRHIGRIKSAVNNLTAILNDFLSISKLEEGKVECNPVPFNIEELTSEVTEEMQALVKEGQTIHYEHKGSAEIMLDKNLTRNILINLISNAIKYSKEGKSIEVRTDFQNANLEIEVEDHGIGIPESEQGHLFTRFFRAQNASNIQGTGLGLTIVKRYIDLMQGSIAFKSQENHGTIFNVKIPAPALSLHSTP; encoded by the coding sequence ATGACGAAGACAAACGTGAGTACTGAGATAAAAATACTACTGGTAGATGATGATGAGGATGATTTTGTTCTTACCCGTGATACATTAAGTGAAATTCCTAATAAAAAATACATTTTGGAGTGGGAGTCTAACTATGAGAAAGCACGGGAAATAATAAGCCGAAGCATTCATGATGTATATCTTGTTGACTTTCAGATAGGAGCCTTCAGTGGATTAGATCTGATTATGGAGGCTCAGCAGCATGGTATTACAGCACCCTTAATACTGCTGACAGGTAAGAGTGATCTGGAAATTGATGAACGGGCACTGCAGGTAGGAGCTTCTGATTATCTGGTTAAGGGCACTTTTGGTCTGTTTGATCTGGAAAGATCTATTCGGTATAGTCTAGAGCATGCAAAAAACCTAGCAGAAATTCGTAAGTTGAATACTACACTGGAAAAAAGAGTGGAACAACGTACTCGGGATCTGGCAATGGCATTACAGGAATTGGAACAGACCAATGAAAACCTGCGTAAGGCTGAAAAGGAGATTCTGAAAACGTTGGAGAAGGAGAGAGAGCTCAATGCATTGAAATCCCGATTTGTAACAATGGCTTCGCATGAGTTCCGTACACCATTAAGTACTATTTTATCTTCTGCATCACTAATTGCCAAATACAATAATCCAGGAGATGAGGACAATCGTTTACGGCATATAGGACGTATCAAATCGGCTGTTAATAATCTTACTGCTATCTTGAATGACTTTTTATCTATCAGCAAGTTGGAAGAAGGGAAAGTAGAATGCAATCCTGTTCCATTTAATATAGAAGAGCTGACAAGTGAAGTAACAGAAGAGATGCAGGCTCTGGTGAAAGAAGGTCAAACAATCCACTATGAGCATAAAGGTAGCGCTGAAATTATGTTGGATAAAAATCTGACACGTAATATTCTTATTAATCTGATTTCGAATGCTATTAAATATTCCAAAGAGGGTAAATCCATAGAAGTGCGTACTGATTTTCAAAATGCTAATCTGGAAATAGAGGTGGAAGATCACGGAATTGGAATTCCGGAATCAGAACAAGGACACTTGTTTACTCGGTTTTTCCGGGCTCAGAATGCATCCAATATACAAGGAACCGGACTAGGCCTTACTATTGTGAAACGATACATAGACCTAATGCAGGGAAGTATAGCTTTTAAAAGTCAGGAAAATCATGGAACTATATTTAATGTAAAAATTCCTGCTCCTGCATTAAGTTTGCATAGTACACCTTAA
- a CDS encoding AAA family ATPase — MQVKIQDTDNVFGNRYLESRTFFLHTFQKIPCIIWLNQINVEKAYAYIQEIYKDLIQDTFQYSGFNHQKKKVEHSETFIVLSTKCIVELYNNYCKVLYLTENQEVAHQLVQELSKFKEVEKKSEFEINIIVRGSYGLELKSMEVKKTRLNLGLYYEDDFQEIDEHIRKRLNKQKDKGIVLLHGLPGTGKTTYLRYLIGKLKKKVIFVSPDVATNIVNPELIDMLIDNPDCVLIIEDAENVIKDRQADSNSAVSNLLNLTDGLLADCLNVQIICTFNSALSVVDNALLREGRLIAKYEFNKLSVEKSRALSEHLGHNRLISEPMTIAEITNPQAKKFRSKEPFRVIGFQREAV, encoded by the coding sequence ATGCAAGTAAAGATACAGGATACAGACAATGTATTCGGAAATCGCTACCTGGAAAGCCGTACATTTTTTTTACATACTTTCCAGAAGATTCCCTGCATTATCTGGCTTAATCAGATCAATGTTGAAAAGGCCTATGCCTATATTCAGGAAATATACAAAGACCTGATACAGGATACGTTTCAATACAGTGGCTTTAATCATCAAAAAAAGAAGGTTGAGCATAGTGAGACGTTTATTGTACTTTCAACAAAATGCATTGTTGAGTTGTATAATAACTATTGTAAGGTACTGTACTTAACAGAAAACCAGGAGGTAGCACATCAGTTGGTTCAGGAGTTGAGTAAATTCAAGGAGGTTGAAAAGAAATCTGAGTTTGAAATCAATATTATAGTGCGGGGCAGCTATGGGCTTGAACTGAAAAGTATGGAAGTAAAGAAGACCCGCCTCAATCTGGGTTTGTATTATGAAGATGATTTTCAGGAAATAGATGAACATATTCGCAAACGGTTAAACAAGCAGAAAGACAAAGGAATTGTATTATTGCATGGCTTACCAGGAACAGGTAAAACAACCTATCTGCGTTATCTGATTGGCAAACTCAAGAAAAAAGTAATCTTTGTTTCACCAGACGTAGCAACAAACATTGTCAATCCGGAACTTATTGATATGTTGATTGACAATCCGGATTGTGTACTCATCATTGAAGATGCAGAAAATGTAATCAAGGATCGTCAGGCAGACAGCAATTCAGCCGTATCTAATTTGTTGAATCTGACAGATGGATTATTGGCAGATTGCCTGAATGTTCAGATTATCTGCACATTTAACAGTGCACTTTCAGTAGTTGATAATGCTCTTCTTCGGGAAGGACGCTTGATCGCTAAATATGAGTTCAATAAATTGTCAGTAGAGAAATCACGTGCGTTATCAGAACACCTGGGTCATAATCGATTGATTTCAGAACCAATGACCATTGCCGAAATTACCAATCCACAGGCTAAGAAGTTCAGATCTAAAGAACCTTTCCGTGTAATTGGGTTTCAGCGGGAAGCGGTCTAA
- a CDS encoding DUF5672 family protein, with amino-acid sequence MKKDTKQRIAIVIPIYEAQPHVDEVVVLKHFFKLFHKYPIVFMKQEGLDIAVYEKAIYETKHPHISFEEFRWNGYLGYNQLMVEKTFYKRFLHYEYILIAHLDAFAFNDDLEYWCNKGYDYIGSVIHNIPFVEDYIKTSRLLRWLQKKNYLKVSDFQNGGFSLRKVSAFYRSCSFYGPLIKRSNLVYSEDFFWSVRLPQMNPFFRVAPESTARSFSIELPKEDGENFASVRDSVQSLPFGCHGWKKHGYSFWKPILEKSMKTKLSD; translated from the coding sequence ATGAAAAAAGATACAAAACAGCGTATTGCGATTGTTATCCCCATTTATGAAGCTCAGCCTCATGTGGATGAGGTTGTAGTATTAAAGCATTTTTTTAAGCTGTTTCATAAATATCCTATTGTATTTATGAAACAGGAAGGGTTGGATATTGCAGTATATGAAAAAGCAATATATGAGACAAAACATCCCCATATCAGCTTTGAAGAATTTAGGTGGAATGGGTATCTGGGATATAATCAATTAATGGTAGAGAAAACATTTTATAAGCGATTTCTCCACTATGAATATATTCTGATTGCTCATCTGGATGCTTTTGCTTTTAATGATGATCTTGAATATTGGTGTAATAAAGGATATGATTATATCGGATCTGTCATACACAATATTCCATTTGTAGAAGATTATATTAAAACCTCAAGATTATTACGCTGGCTTCAGAAAAAAAACTATCTAAAAGTATCTGATTTTCAGAATGGAGGTTTTTCACTTCGTAAGGTAAGTGCTTTTTATCGTAGTTGCAGCTTTTATGGACCGTTGATCAAACGATCTAACTTAGTGTATAGTGAGGATTTCTTTTGGAGTGTGCGTCTGCCACAGATGAATCCTTTTTTTCGGGTAGCTCCTGAATCGACGGCACGATCTTTTTCTATTGAATTACCAAAAGAAGATGGGGAAAACTTTGCAAGTGTCAGAGATTCCGTTCAATCATTGCCTTTTGGCTGCCATGGATGGAAGAAACATGGATATTCTTTCTGGAAGCCCATACTGGAGAAGAGTATGAAAACAAAATTAAGTGATTAA
- a CDS encoding response regulator, which translates to MSTKNNKSVTILIADDDEEDRMLLKDAFEESHLLNEIYFVDDGEELTDYLYRKGQYTNPLLSPRPGMILLDLNMPKKDGREALKEIKANPELRTIPIIVLTTSRAEEDIIRSYDLGVNSFITKPVTFKSLIEVVQMLGRYWLEIVELPDIKQNKE; encoded by the coding sequence ATGTCTACCAAAAACAATAAGAGTGTTACTATTCTGATTGCTGATGATGACGAGGAAGATCGTATGTTATTAAAAGATGCTTTTGAAGAAAGTCATCTATTGAATGAGATCTATTTTGTAGACGATGGAGAAGAATTAACAGATTATCTTTACCGAAAAGGACAGTATACAAATCCTTTGTTATCTCCTCGTCCCGGAATGATTCTTCTGGATCTGAATATGCCTAAAAAAGATGGGAGAGAAGCCTTAAAGGAGATTAAGGCTAATCCTGAACTAAGAACTATTCCAATTATTGTGCTGACCACTTCCAGGGCTGAAGAAGATATTATTCGTAGTTACGATTTAGGCGTAAACTCATTTATTACCAAACCTGTAACCTTTAAGTCTTTGATCGAAGTAGTCCAAATGCTGGGACGCTATTGGCTTGAAATTGTTGAACTGCCGGATATAAAACAGAATAAAGAATAA
- a CDS encoding DUF1152 domain-containing protein → MFKLSEIPLFKTLENSKSILLAGAGGGYDIYCGLPLYFALKAMGKEVHLANLSFTYLPMTNSEKVFDQCYLVKAGDKNNHQINYFPEKYLADWFLTEQQEQVNIYAFELSGVQPTKKIYDQIIERHSIDTVILIDGGTDSLMFGDEEELGTPLEDSCSLVAVNKTSVKNKLLVCLGFGVDRFHGVSHFRFLENTSKILAEGGFLGSFHLLPTMPEVEKYMSAVNYVNQHMERQSIVSNSIVSAIEGKFGDFHRTLRTSGSELWINSLMSIYWCYQVQDVVHNLKYYTYIANSQTRGQLNQGLYDYRQQLSEVREMRKIPV, encoded by the coding sequence ATGTTCAAACTTTCAGAAATACCTCTTTTTAAAACGCTTGAAAACTCCAAAAGTATCTTACTTGCCGGAGCTGGAGGCGGATATGATATATACTGTGGTTTGCCACTTTATTTTGCTTTGAAAGCAATGGGAAAGGAAGTGCATCTGGCTAACCTGTCATTTACATATTTACCGATGACCAACTCTGAGAAAGTATTTGATCAGTGTTATCTGGTTAAGGCAGGTGATAAGAACAACCACCAGATCAACTACTTTCCTGAAAAATACCTGGCAGACTGGTTTTTAACTGAACAACAAGAACAGGTTAACATCTATGCATTTGAGCTTTCAGGTGTGCAACCAACCAAGAAAATCTATGATCAGATTATAGAAAGACATTCCATCGATACAGTGATTCTGATAGATGGAGGAACCGACAGTTTGATGTTTGGAGATGAAGAAGAACTGGGTACACCTCTGGAAGATAGTTGTTCACTGGTAGCAGTTAATAAAACGTCTGTTAAAAATAAACTACTGGTTTGTCTGGGCTTTGGAGTAGATCGGTTTCATGGCGTTTCACACTTCCGCTTTCTGGAAAACACCTCGAAGATACTGGCGGAAGGAGGTTTTCTGGGAAGTTTTCATTTGCTACCTACTATGCCGGAAGTTGAAAAGTATATGTCTGCTGTTAACTATGTTAATCAGCACATGGAACGTCAGAGTATTGTATCTAACTCTATCGTTAGTGCCATAGAAGGAAAATTCGGAGACTTCCACCGCACCCTCCGTACCAGCGGTAGTGAACTCTGGATTAATTCACTGATGTCTATTTACTGGTGCTATCAGGTACAAGATGTAGTACACAATCTTAAGTACTATACTTATATAGCTAACTCACAAACACGTGGGCAGCTTAATCAAGGTCTGTATGATTATCGGCAACAATTGTCAGAAGTCAGGGAAATGCGAAAGATTCCGGTATAA
- a CDS encoding GNAT family protein — MIAIDSSVYISELTKGDDSAMVKWLNDEVIYQNTLRIPFPYKIEHARDFLHYVRLMRKEHAQPTEWAIRNYTGEMIGCVGFSRIYGKYSHKDELGYWLAAPYRGQGIMTRVVEVVSNWGFQRFGLWRLEAPIFPHNPASGKVLEKNGFVAEGTLHNYVMKENKPMDVIMYAKTKRL; from the coding sequence ATGATTGCCATAGATTCTTCGGTTTACATCTCTGAACTCACAAAAGGAGATGATTCTGCCATGGTAAAGTGGCTGAATGATGAAGTCATTTATCAAAATACACTTCGTATCCCATTTCCTTACAAAATAGAGCATGCACGTGACTTTCTGCATTATGTACGATTAATGCGTAAGGAGCATGCCCAACCTACAGAATGGGCAATCCGAAACTATACAGGAGAGATGATTGGTTGTGTTGGCTTTTCCAGAATATATGGTAAGTATTCACATAAAGATGAGCTTGGTTACTGGCTGGCAGCTCCATATAGAGGGCAAGGCATTATGACCAGAGTCGTAGAGGTAGTAAGTAACTGGGGCTTCCAACGTTTTGGACTCTGGCGACTTGAAGCACCCATATTTCCACACAATCCAGCATCGGGCAAGGTTCTTGAGAAAAATGGATTCGTGGCTGAAGGAACACTTCACAATTATGTAATGAAAGAAAATAAACCAATGGATGTAATCATGTATGCAAAAACAAAACGCCTGTAG
- a CDS encoding glycosyltransferase family 2 protein, protein MKLQNEPLVSITLPTYNRPDYLKLAIASAINQTYKNIEIIVSDNGSPESAQPIVDSFQDSRIRFHRYDPAVSMFDNHINGFKMATGKYVASLHDDDLWEKDFLEKMVPPLEENPNLILTFCNQWVIDEHGKINEERTFEYNHDIGRHKLKQQVYQPFMEVALKDLAIQPASSAVIRREAIDWNKIPVKVGPMWDVYLPYMLAKTGMGAYFIEEKLTLYRIHSESETGKYETLAHKMKRASSQMDCYSIILAEEMDEPSLSPEMLSYIEYRWQHASTSMGIALLKDSKVREARSYLFKSLTKRKPDIRTLAAFSISLMPHPSHHIREFILEHIVKAHD, encoded by the coding sequence ATGAAATTACAAAATGAGCCATTAGTAAGTATTACACTGCCAACATATAATCGGCCGGATTATTTAAAACTGGCGATTGCAAGTGCAATAAATCAGACTTATAAAAACATCGAGATCATTGTTTCTGATAATGGAAGCCCTGAATCTGCTCAGCCAATTGTTGACTCATTTCAGGATTCCAGAATACGGTTTCATCGATATGATCCGGCCGTAAGCATGTTTGACAATCACATCAATGGTTTTAAAATGGCTACAGGAAAATATGTGGCCAGTTTACATGATGATGATTTGTGGGAGAAAGATTTTCTTGAGAAAATGGTACCTCCATTGGAAGAGAACCCTAATCTGATTTTGACCTTCTGTAATCAATGGGTGATAGATGAACATGGAAAGATCAATGAAGAACGCACCTTTGAATATAATCACGATATTGGCAGACATAAATTAAAGCAACAGGTGTATCAGCCTTTTATGGAAGTTGCACTCAAAGATCTTGCTATACAACCTGCCTCATCAGCAGTAATTCGCAGAGAAGCTATCGATTGGAATAAGATACCAGTGAAAGTAGGACCTATGTGGGATGTTTATTTACCTTATATGCTGGCTAAGACTGGAATGGGAGCTTATTTCATTGAAGAAAAACTAACGTTGTATCGTATTCATAGTGAGAGTGAGACCGGTAAATATGAGACATTAGCTCATAAGATGAAACGAGCCTCCAGTCAAATGGATTGTTATAGTATTATTTTAGCAGAAGAGATGGATGAGCCTTCTTTATCTCCTGAAATGCTTAGCTATATAGAGTATCGCTGGCAACATGCGTCTACAAGTATGGGAATTGCCTTGTTGAAAGATAGTAAGGTTCGTGAGGCAAGAAGCTACTTATTTAAGTCTCTTACCAAACGCAAACCGGATATACGTACCTTGGCTGCATTTAGCATTAGCTTAATGCCACACCCTTCTCATCATATTCGCGAATTTATTCTGGAGCATATTGTAAAGGCTCATGATTGA
- a CDS encoding response regulator yields MRSILLIEDNTEVRENTAEILQLASYRVFTAPNGKAGVEIAKAEKPDLIICDIMMPELDGYGVLHLLSRDPNTAGIPFIFLTAKTEKEDFRKGMNLGADDYLTKPFDDLTLLDAIEMRLRKTDTLRKTFQKDAEGLTEFINEAKSTGDLNQLLNGDRKVIRLKKKQLLFSEGDYPSALYFISKGKVKTYKTNEEGREYITALHSEGDFVGYTDLLEESQYNESAAALDDAEIIVVNRQDFFTLLYQNREVANKFIKMLSNDVIEKEERLLKLAYNSVRKRVAESLLMIYDRYTKEGQNAPEIPVSREDLSSLAGASKETVIRTLSDFKDEKLIDISGKHIRLLNLAKLKNMRN; encoded by the coding sequence ATGAGATCCATTTTATTAATAGAAGACAATACGGAAGTAAGGGAAAATACAGCAGAGATTTTGCAACTTGCCAGCTATCGCGTCTTTACTGCGCCAAATGGAAAGGCAGGCGTAGAGATCGCCAAAGCAGAAAAACCTGATCTGATTATTTGCGATATTATGATGCCTGAACTGGATGGATATGGGGTATTGCATTTGTTGAGCAGAGATCCTAATACAGCTGGGATACCTTTCATATTTCTGACTGCCAAGACAGAAAAAGAAGACTTTCGTAAAGGAATGAATCTAGGAGCAGATGACTATCTGACTAAACCTTTTGATGATCTTACTTTATTGGATGCCATCGAGATGCGTTTAAGAAAAACAGATACACTAAGAAAGACATTTCAGAAAGATGCAGAAGGACTCACCGAATTTATCAATGAAGCAAAAAGTACCGGTGATCTTAATCAATTATTGAATGGTGATCGGAAAGTAATACGATTGAAGAAAAAGCAATTATTGTTCTCGGAAGGGGATTATCCGAGTGCATTATACTTTATTAGCAAGGGAAAAGTAAAAACATATAAGACAAATGAAGAAGGAAGAGAGTATATAACGGCTCTTCATAGTGAAGGTGATTTTGTGGGGTATACAGATTTGCTAGAAGAATCACAATACAATGAGTCGGCAGCGGCTCTGGATGATGCCGAAATTATAGTCGTTAACAGACAGGACTTCTTTACATTATTGTATCAAAACAGAGAAGTCGCCAATAAGTTTATCAAGATGTTATCCAATGATGTGATTGAGAAAGAGGAGAGGTTATTGAAACTTGCGTATAATTCTGTTCGAAAACGAGTTGCTGAATCATTATTAATGATCTATGACAGGTATACAAAAGAAGGGCAAAACGCTCCTGAGATTCCTGTATCCCGTGAAGATCTGTCGAGTCTGGCAGGAGCCTCGAAGGAAACTGTCATTCGTACATTATCAGACTTCAAAGATGAAAAGCTTATTGATATCAGTGGAAAGCATATACGACTGCTAAATTTGGCAAAGCTGAAAAATATGAGGAACTAA
- a CDS encoding PAS domain S-box protein, with the protein MEELSHLETTSQLRAIFDHAIDGIITIDSTGLIEMVNPAASKLFGYVPEELIGENISILMPNPDRRNHDQYIHNYHQTGIGRIIGIGREVTGLRKDGTRFPFHLSVSEVNLSSGKIFTGIIHDISDLKLAQEKLRRYAAELERSNIELQDFAYVSSHDLQEPLRKIQAFGDRLMMKEGENLSEQGKDYLERMLSASARMQKLINDLLAFSRVSKQMEFVSVSLNTIIQEVLTDLEILIEKNNATIVVDELPTIEAQPTQMRQLFQNLISNAIKFRKPDEAPRIHISSEVKQIKAHLSATPGDEMLEISVADNGIGFDEKYLDRIFNIFQRLEGRKYEGSGIGLAVCRKIATHHGGTITAHSQIGKGSTFVVTLSIKHAIKYGEAIL; encoded by the coding sequence ATGGAAGAGCTATCACATTTGGAAACAACATCGCAATTACGGGCTATTTTCGATCATGCTATTGATGGTATTATTACTATTGACAGCACCGGTTTGATCGAGATGGTAAACCCTGCTGCCTCAAAACTGTTTGGTTATGTTCCTGAAGAGTTGATAGGTGAAAACATCTCGATACTAATGCCTAATCCGGATAGACGTAATCATGATCAATACATCCATAACTATCATCAGACCGGAATTGGACGTATTATCGGAATTGGACGGGAGGTTACTGGTTTGCGAAAAGATGGGACCCGATTTCCTTTTCACTTAAGTGTCAGTGAGGTCAATCTGTCCAGTGGGAAGATATTTACAGGTATTATACATGATATTTCTGACTTAAAGCTAGCACAGGAAAAACTGCGTCGTTATGCTGCTGAGTTAGAACGTAGCAATATTGAGTTACAGGACTTTGCTTATGTGTCCTCACATGATTTGCAGGAACCACTCCGCAAAATTCAGGCATTTGGAGATCGGTTGATGATGAAAGAAGGAGAGAATCTAAGTGAGCAGGGCAAAGATTACCTAGAACGGATGTTAAGTGCTTCTGCACGTATGCAAAAGTTAATTAACGATTTACTGGCCTTTTCAAGAGTGTCTAAGCAAATGGAGTTTGTGTCTGTTAGTTTGAATACGATTATTCAGGAAGTTCTAACAGACCTGGAAATACTCATTGAGAAAAATAATGCAACTATAGTGGTAGACGAGCTGCCAACAATTGAAGCTCAGCCTACTCAAATGCGGCAGTTATTTCAAAATCTGATTTCCAACGCGATTAAGTTTAGAAAGCCAGATGAAGCACCCCGAATACATATTTCTTCGGAAGTAAAACAAATAAAAGCACATCTTAGTGCAACGCCAGGTGACGAAATGCTGGAAATCAGTGTGGCGGATAATGGGATTGGCTTTGATGAGAAATACCTTGATCGCATTTTTAATATATTTCAACGACTTGAAGGCCGGAAATACGAAGGATCTGGAATTGGATTAGCGGTTTGTCGCAAGATAGCTACACATCATGGAGGAACTATTACAGCTCATAGTCAGATAGGAAAAGGATCTACTTTTGTCGTAACTCTTTCTATAAAACATGCTATAAAATATGGCGAAGCTATCTTGTAA
- a CDS encoding TIGR02452 family protein gives MSKKSKNASTARDTLRILDQGFYINKKSQKVSIAAIQQKAVKDSLHYKPEMFAEVFNKRNQIVRREEKQTAIEVINEATLYAAQALKNEGFEKVLALNFASAKNPGGGFQNGAQAQEESLARASGLYLTQTAHWDMYEINRGLESCLYTDHMIYSPDVPVFRDDEDELLDTPYTVSFITAPAVNAGVVMQRSNKDDQEAIPSVMLARTEKVLSLAMVHGYRALVLGAWGCGVFRNNPADVAEYFRYHLMDNPVFQNVFEKILFAVWDRSEKETTIESFRKVFLQPKI, from the coding sequence ATGAGCAAGAAAAGTAAAAACGCATCCACTGCCAGAGATACGCTACGTATTCTGGATCAGGGATTCTATATAAATAAGAAAAGTCAAAAAGTATCCATAGCAGCCATACAGCAGAAAGCGGTCAAAGATTCTTTACATTACAAGCCAGAGATGTTTGCTGAGGTATTTAACAAACGGAATCAGATAGTGCGTCGTGAAGAGAAACAAACAGCAATCGAAGTAATCAATGAGGCTACTCTGTATGCAGCACAAGCGCTCAAAAATGAGGGATTTGAAAAAGTACTGGCGCTGAATTTTGCATCAGCTAAAAATCCAGGTGGAGGTTTTCAGAATGGTGCACAGGCACAGGAAGAAAGTCTGGCAAGAGCATCAGGATTATATCTGACACAAACAGCACATTGGGATATGTATGAGATAAATCGGGGTCTGGAGTCATGCCTGTATACCGACCATATGATTTACTCTCCCGATGTTCCAGTTTTTCGGGATGATGAAGATGAGTTACTGGATACACCTTATACAGTTTCATTTATTACTGCACCAGCAGTCAATGCGGGTGTTGTGATGCAGCGCTCCAACAAAGACGACCAGGAAGCTATCCCATCTGTGATGTTAGCCCGTACAGAAAAGGTGCTCTCATTAGCTATGGTTCATGGTTATCGGGCACTTGTATTGGGAGCATGGGGCTGTGGAGTATTTAGAAATAACCCGGCAGATGTAGCCGAATATTTTCGGTATCATCTAATGGACAATCCAGTATTTCAGAATGTTTTTGAAAAAATACTATTTGCAGTCTGGGATCGTTCAGAAAAGGAAACAACTATTGAATCTTTTCGTAAAGTATTCTTACAACCCAAAATCTAA